TCGGTTGGTGACGCTCTGCGGGCTTCGGAATCGGCTCATGCGGCGGCGCTATCCGAATGGGGTGGCGTGGAGAACCTCGCTCACGCGCACGCCGAGTTTGGAACAGAAATGCGGAAGGCTTTCGGGCCCAGATCGATTATATCCTTCACCACCGACCCGGACCTTGCGAAATACTTCGCAGATGGCGGCTCGGTGTACCGCGCCATGATCCATCCGGGCGAAGGGATGTGGCAGACCTTGCCCGGCGCTGGCGAAAGTGAAGTTCTGATCCCGAATATAATCAAGGTGGAGCTGTGGGTGGAGTAAAGATAAGATTTCAAAAGTGGGAAGTCTTCTATTTTCCGGCTGGCCAATTGATCCAGCTTGAGGAGCCGATCGTCAACTTTGTTGAAGCTGAGGATCGCTTGCTTGTGGCGCATCCACGTCTGCGTCGATTTGTTATCAGGGTCGTGCCGAAAGCGCCGCTTGCTTGTTTCTATCTGCATTGGAGCGATGGGAGCGACCTAGCTGTAGCCGACGAACGCATCGTATCTGGTGCGGCCGGTGATTCAGACTTCGCCGGCGCCGTCGTTGGCGAAGCTGTCGGTAGCAGCCATCCGGCGTGCGGGGCACCGTTTAGGGTGGTGGACCTGAATCCGGACCTACAGTTGTTCTCCGACACACGTGCCCGCTGGGGCGCCCATGCATACCAGGAGACATGTCCTTCGTGTGGCAAGAAAATTTACGCAAGTATACTTGAATTCATTTGATTCCGATCTCTAATCGGTAGTCGGGGCAGTTCAGTGAGGCCGTGGAACTATGGAAGCGTTGAAGCTGAGATTTCTTGAGCGGGAAGTTAGGTACTTCCCAGCGGGGGCAGCTTATTCGGCCGGGCGAGCCGATCGGAAACTTCAATGAATCAGATGATCGGCTGCTTGTGAATCATCCCCGGCTGCGTCGTTTCTTGATCAGGATCTTGCCGAACCGGCCACTAGGATGCTTCTACCTTCATTGGAGCGATGGGACGGATCTGGCTGCGCTCGATGGCCGCATCCTTTCGGGTTCTGTGGAAGATTCTGACTTCGCTGGTGCCGTCGTCGGAGAAGCCGTTGGTAGCAGCCATATGGCGTGTGGAGTACAGTTTCGAATAGTCGAGAACAATTCGGTGGTGCCGCTGTTCGCTGACACTCTTTCCCGGTCTCGCGCTCATGCATACAACAAAGTCTGCCCGGCCTGTGGCAAGCAAATATACGCTAGCATACTGGAATTTATTGGGTCTTGATCCCAAGGGGTTCAGTGGGGGGGGCGGAAAGCAGATTATCTTTGCGTGAGGCAGGCCTCAAGAGTGGTCTCGGTGGAGAGGTTTTCTTGAGAGGTGAGATAATGGCACTGGGCGCTGTGGAAAAGCAGCACTCGTCAGCCATTTTGGTAGACGATGTCAGTAACCGGGATTCACGGTGAGCTTTAGTGGAGAACCAACAACTACTATGATCGCCTTCTGTCGTCACGACTCGGCGGCATACTGATGCAGAGAGAATCCATTGCTGGTGAGGTTCTTTTCGTTATTGAGTCGATCACAGGGGTTGTGTACATTGATCTGGCGATCGCGCACGGTGTCGAGGCCTATATTCCGGGAATTCGAGACAAGATCGTCCATTTTCTGCGGTTCTTCGCGGAGTAGGACCAATGGAGAAATTTCGTAAAACTCAGCAATCTTGCAGTTCATTTTAACCCGGAAGGTTTCGGTGATACCTTGGCCGCACCTCTGCGCCGCGAGGACATTGATGGTGATCTTGAAGATCTGGTGGATATACTTGGCGATCTTCGGTATGCGCCGGCCGACTATGCGGTTTTCAGCTATCTGAAGAGAGTTGTTCTACGGGAGTACTCGCCGTACTGCAGTACTAGTAGATCGTCGCCGTTAGGTCTTGGGGTATAGGTGGCGGTGTTTGATGCGGGCGTCGGTGGTGGTGAACTGCCAGTGGACTTGGCGTTGGTCGGTGTTGGTGGCGGTCTGCCATGCGGTGAGTTCGGTGTTGAGGGTGTCGAGGTCGTTGATGCGGCGGTCGAGGCATTGGCGGGCCTGTGCGGAGAGTTCGATTTCGGCGATGTTGAGCCAGGACCTGTGTTTGGGGGTGTGGTGGATCTCCAGGCGTTGGGCCAGCGCGAAGGCCTCGTCGGGTTCGAAGGCCTCGTAGAGTGATCCGATCGAATGGGTGTTGAGGTTGTCCATGACCAGCACCATGGTCTTGGCGTCGGGGTAGTCCACGGTCAGTAGGTGCTTGACCTGCCCGGCCCAGTCGATCTTGGTTCGCTGGGACAGGGCGTGGACGCGGCGCCATCCGCGCAGGGGTTCGACCCACACGAAGATCGAGCAGGTGCCGCATCGGACGTACTCGTTGTCTTCCTTGTGGTCATGTCCGGGCTCGGCGGGGATGGGGTCGCGGACCTGGCCGAGGAGTTGGTAGGGCTTCTCGTCCATGCAGACCACTGGCCTGGCTGGGTCGTAGGGCCGGGCGTAGACCGCGAGGACGTTTTCCATCGCTGCGGCGAAGGCCGCGTTCGCCTTCGGTGGGATGGTCCAGCACTTCTTCAGATGAGGACGCAGTTCCGTTTTTTTTAGGACCCGGCCGATGGTGGAGTGGTCCAGGTCAGGGATGTCCTCGGTGAGCACGGCGTGCTTTTCCAGCAGTCGTAGCGACCACCGGGCATAACCCTCGGGTGGCTGCGAGCACGCCAGGGCGATTAGTACGGCAGCCGCAGTGTGTGACCTTGCGGCGTGTCGTGGTCATGAAAGCGGCCACCGCGTGATCGGCTTCAAGGTGTGTTGGATCTCGAAGAGGACGCGGTGGCCGCGTCGTGGACTGTATCTGATGATCGTCTTGCTTGGTGGCGGGCTGGGTTTGATGACGTGTTCGCGCTGGTGGCCGGGCGTTTCGCTCAGGCGGACTCGCGGCGGCGGGCGCGGATGTATGTGCTGGGGCTGTTGTCTGGGGCTGAGCGGAAGAATTCCTGGACGCTCGCGGAGCAGGCCGGTGACCTGACTCCTGACGGGATGCAGCGTCTGCTGAACTTCTACCGCTGGGACGCCGATGCCACGCGAGACGACATTCGCTCCTACGTGCTGCGGCATCTCGGTGATCCCGGCGGCGTGGTGGTGGCCGACGAGACCGGTTTTCTGAAGAAGGGCACCAAATCTGCCGGGGTGCAGCGGGAGTACTCCGGCACCGCCGGGCGGATCGAGAACTGCCAGCTCGGGGTGTTCCTGACCTACGTATCCCCGCGGGGACGGGCGTTGATCGACCGTGAACTCTACCTTCCCAAGTCCTGGACCGACGATCGGACACGCTGCGAGGAAGCCGGAATCGGTGATGCGGTCGACTTCGCGACCAAACCCGAGCTTGCTCAGCGGATGCTGGAACGGCTGCTCGACGCCGGCGCTGACGTCGAGTGGTTCACCGCCGATGAAGCCTACGGCGACAACCCCGGCCTGCGTTCCTGGTGCGAGCAGGCAGGGCTGAACTACGTCATGGCGATCTCCCGCGGCCATCGTTTCGACACCACAGCAGGGAAAGCGCGAGCCGATGACCTCGCCGCCGCCGCGCCCCGCAAAGGCTGGCAACGACTGTCCGCCGGTGAAGGCAGCAAAGGACACCGGCTCTACGACTGGCTGCTGATCGACCCCGCCACCCCCGGTGGACAGCAGCTACTGGTCCGCCGCTCGATCAGCAAACCCACCGAACTGGCCTACTACATCTGCCACACCACCTACCCGGCCCCGAT
This Amycolatopsis sulphurea DNA region includes the following protein-coding sequences:
- a CDS encoding IS630 family transposase, translated to MALACSQPPEGYARWSLRLLEKHAVLTEDIPDLDHSTIGRVLKKTELRPHLKKCWTIPPKANAAFAAAMENVLAVYARPYDPARPVVCMDEKPYQLLGQVRDPIPAEPGHDHKEDNEYVRCGTCSIFVWVEPLRGWRRVHALSQRTKIDWAGQVKHLLTVDYPDAKTMVLVMDNLNTHSIGSLYEAFEPDEAFALAQRLEIHHTPKHRSWLNIAEIELSAQARQCLDRRINDLDTLNTELTAWQTATNTDQRQVHWQFTTTDARIKHRHLYPKT
- a CDS encoding IS701 family transposase; translated protein: MFALVAGRFAQADSRRRARMYVLGLLSGAERKNSWTLAEQAGDLTPDGMQRLLNFYRWDADATRDDIRSYVLRHLGDPGGVVVADETGFLKKGTKSAGVQREYSGTAGRIENCQLGVFLTYVSPRGRALIDRELYLPKSWTDDRTRCEEAGIGDAVDFATKPELAQRMLERLLDAGADVEWFTADEAYGDNPGLRSWCEQAGLNYVMAISRGHRFDTTAGKARADDLAAAAPRKGWQRLSAGEGSKGHRLYDWLLIDPATPGGQQLLVRRSISKPTELAYYICHTTYPAPIAELVRVAGSRWAVEETFQFAKNETGLDHYQVRKYHAWYRHITLSMLAAAFLTATAHAERLRDEKGAAQRRKNT